Proteins co-encoded in one Cytophaga hutchinsonii ATCC 33406 genomic window:
- a CDS encoding VF530 family DNA-binding protein — MSSEQVNNPMHGKTLEMILNELVAEYGWEELGKRITINCFNINPSIKSSLAFLRKTPWARKKVEDLYLRT; from the coding sequence ATGTCATCCGAACAAGTTAACAATCCAATGCATGGCAAAACGCTCGAAATGATTTTGAATGAGTTGGTTGCTGAATATGGATGGGAAGAATTGGGAAAAAGAATCACAATCAATTGCTTCAATATTAATCCGAGTATAAAGTCGAGCCTGGCTTTTTTGCGCAAGACTCCGTGGGCAAGAAAAAAAGTGGAGGATTTGTATCTCCGGACGTGA